In a genomic window of Gossypium arboreum isolate Shixiya-1 chromosome 7, ASM2569848v2, whole genome shotgun sequence:
- the LOC108471302 gene encoding protein NRT1/ PTR FAMILY 6.4-like — protein sequence MVLVGSHGEKDDSNEGTVVDFRGNPVDKSKTGGWLAAGLILGSELSERICVMGISMNLVTYLVGDLHISAAKSATIVTNFMGALNLLGLLGGFLADAKLGRYLTVALSASITALGVILLTLATTIPSMRPPYCDDYRRKHHECIEANGRQLALLYAALYTTALGGGGIKSNVSGFGSDQFDVADPKEEKAMIFFFNRFYFGISLGSLFAVIVLVYIQDNVGRGWGYGISAVTMVIAVVVLICGTPWYRFKKPQGSPLTVVWRVLLLALKKKNQPYPSHPSLLNDYDNRKVPYTPRFKFLDKAAILDDNCAANAEKNNPWLVSTVTHVEEVKMVIKLLPIWSTCILFWTIYSQMTTFTVEQATIMHRKIGSFVIPAGSFSAFLIISILLFTSLNEKLFVPLARKITHNPQGITSLQRIGIGLVFSVAAMVGAAIIEKERREIAVEKEVKISAFWLLVQFFLVGAGEAFAYVGQLEFFIREAPDRMKSMSTGLFLSTISMGFFVSSLLVSIVDHVTNRNWLRNNLNKGKLNNFYWLLAVLGFLNFLVFLIFASRHQYKMQLPIEPESGEKELKGLNGETIQDMEKKASLQAVGEVEP from the exons ATG GTTTTGGTTGGAAGCCATGGTGAGAAAGATGATTCAAATGAGGGAACCGTGGTTGATTTCCGCGGGAATCCGGTGGACAAGTCGAAAACCGGTGGATGGCTCGCTGCAGGGCTCATCTTAG GATCTGAGCTCTCCGAGAGGATATGTGTGATGGGCATATCTATGAATTTGGTGACGTACTTAGTTGGAGATTTGCATATCTCAGCAGCAAAATCCGCAACTATAGTTACCAACTTCATGGGCGCTCTTAATCTGCTTGGTCTCCTCGGAGGTTTCTTAGCCGATGCCAAACTCGGCCGATACTTGACTGTGGCACTCTCTGCATCCATAACTGCTCTG GGAGTGATTTTATTGACACTGGCTACGACAATTCCCAGCATGAGGCCTCCTTACTGTGATGACTACAGAAGGAAGCATCACGAGTGCATCGAGGCAAACGGCCGGCAACTGGCTTTGCTGTATGCGGCACTGTACACAACAGCACTTGGTGGTGGGGGAATAAAGTCTAATGTCTCGGGTTTTGGGTCGGATCAGTTCGACGTGGCAGACCCCAAGGAGGAGAAGGCTATGATTTTCTTCTTCAATAGGTTCTATTTCGGCATCAGCCTGGGGTCATTGTTTGCGGTGATTGTGCTGGTGTATATACAAGACAATGTAGGAAGAGGGTGGGGATACGGGATTTCAGCAGTAACAATGGTGATTGCGGTAGTGGTTTTGATTTGTGGGACTCCATGGTACAGGTTCAAAAAGCCTCAGGGGAGCCCTTTAACTGTCGTATGGAGGGTTCTATTATTGgcattgaagaagaaaaatcagCCTTATCCTTCCCACCCTAGCCTCTTGAACGATTACGATAACCGAAAGGTTCCCTACACGCCAAGATTCAA GTTTCTGGACAAGGCTGCAATCCTAGACGACAACTGTGCTGCCAACGCAGAAAAAAATAACCCATGGCTAGTATCAACTGTGACCCATGTGGAAGAAGTAAAAATGGTGATTAAATTACTCCCCATTTGGTCTACGTGTATACTCTTCTGGACAATCTACTCCCAGATGACCACGTTTACAGTTGAGCAAGCCACCATCATGCACCGCAAAATTGGTTCTTTCGTAATCCCCGCAGGATCTTTCTCCGCTTTTCTCATCATCAGCATTCTCCTCTTCACTTCCCTAAATGAAAAACTTTTCGTTCCCTTGGCTCGAAAAATCACCCATAATCCTCAGGGAATCACTAGCCTCCAGAGGATTGGGATTGGACTAGTTTTTTCTGTAGCTGCTATGGTAGGGGCTGCTATTATTGAGAAAGAAAGGAGGGAAATTGCTGTAGAGAAAGAAGTCAAAATAAGTGCTTTTTGGCTACTTGTTCAGTTCTTCCTTGTTGGTGCTGGGGAGGCTTTTGCTTATGTTGGACAACTTGAGTTCTTTATTAGAGAGGCACCAGACCGGATGAAATCCATGAGCACAGGGCTTTTCCTGAGCACCATTTCAATGGGGTTCTTTGTGAGCAGTTTGCTGGTGTCTATCGTCGACCATGTAACCAACAGGAACTGGCTTaggaataatttgaataaaggaaAGTTAAATAACTTCTATTGGTTACTTGCAGTCTTAGGATTCTTGAATTTCTTGGTTTTTCTAATCTTTGCATCAAGACATCAGTACAAGATGCAGCTGCCTATAGAGCCCGAGTCTGGAGAGAAGGAACTTAAGGGCTTGAATGGCGAAACCATACAAGACATGGAGAAGAAAGCAAGTCTTCAGGCAGTGGGAGAAGTAGAACCATAG